The uncultured Desulfuromonas sp. genome has a segment encoding these proteins:
- the fliF gene encoding flagellar basal-body MS-ring/collar protein FliF, with protein sequence MADETKGNMFAAIKGWPLSRKISLVAVALFSLTLFALIIMQARHTDYQLLFANLSENDASSIVTWLKEQKVPYELRGGGQSVYVPAERVYETRLDLAGAGLPQGGGVGFEIFDKQSLGITDFVQKVNYLRAMQGELSRTVASLSPVSAARVHLALPQKRLFKSEQQRVTASIIVKLAPGRALKETQVQGIVNLVAGSVEGLEPEYVTVVDAAGKVLSKKPDEGLSGPMTPGMLEYQRAVERQMESRAQAMLDRALGMANSLVKVTAVLDFAQVEKLEELYDPKSAVPRSEQVQEQKEGSSTVGGGVPGVQANLGPGMTTGGGAGSNSTSSAETTNYEISKVVNRTVAPVGTIKHLSVSVLVADKMTEAEEEGEPVLTPRSEQELRTIERMVQSALGIDKTRGDQLNVVSMPFADEFYEQPVLPEPSVTDQLYVYLPLLKYVLAGLGALLMYLMLVRPALKTLKSEATVQHFKTVKELEEEMAAGRSATVELDATEQMRQNILKAEHSPSQVIRTWMTDEE encoded by the coding sequence ATGGCGGATGAGACCAAAGGAAATATGTTCGCGGCAATCAAAGGCTGGCCGTTGTCACGCAAGATCAGTCTGGTTGCCGTTGCGCTGTTTTCGCTGACGTTGTTTGCGCTGATCATCATGCAGGCGCGCCATACCGACTATCAGCTGCTCTTTGCCAATTTGTCGGAAAATGATGCCTCATCCATCGTCACCTGGCTCAAAGAGCAGAAGGTTCCTTACGAATTGCGCGGCGGAGGCCAGTCCGTTTACGTTCCTGCCGAGCGGGTCTACGAAACACGCCTGGATCTTGCCGGGGCCGGTTTGCCGCAAGGCGGCGGCGTTGGTTTTGAGATCTTCGACAAGCAGAGCCTCGGCATTACCGACTTCGTTCAAAAAGTTAATTATCTGCGGGCCATGCAGGGCGAACTGTCGCGAACCGTCGCCTCACTGTCGCCGGTATCGGCGGCCCGGGTGCATCTGGCGTTGCCGCAAAAGCGTTTGTTTAAAAGTGAACAACAGCGGGTGACCGCATCCATTATTGTCAAGCTGGCTCCCGGACGTGCCCTGAAAGAGACACAGGTGCAGGGCATTGTCAATCTGGTTGCCGGCAGCGTTGAGGGCCTTGAGCCGGAATATGTCACGGTCGTGGATGCCGCCGGAAAGGTGCTGTCGAAAAAACCGGATGAAGGGCTGAGCGGGCCGATGACGCCGGGGATGCTCGAATATCAACGTGCTGTCGAACGGCAGATGGAAAGTCGCGCTCAGGCCATGCTTGATCGCGCTCTGGGCATGGCGAATTCTCTGGTCAAGGTGACGGCGGTTCTCGATTTTGCCCAAGTGGAAAAGCTTGAGGAACTTTACGATCCGAAGAGTGCCGTGCCGCGTAGCGAACAGGTCCAGGAACAAAAAGAGGGCAGCTCGACTGTCGGCGGCGGTGTTCCCGGTGTCCAGGCGAATCTCGGTCCGGGGATGACGACCGGAGGTGGCGCGGGCTCCAACAGCACCAGCAGTGCGGAAACCACCAATTATGAAATCAGTAAGGTGGTCAATCGCACCGTCGCTCCGGTGGGCACGATCAAACATTTGTCCGTTTCGGTTCTGGTTGCCGACAAAATGACCGAGGCTGAGGAGGAAGGGGAGCCGGTGTTGACCCCGCGTTCCGAGCAGGAGTTGCGGACCATTGAACGGATGGTGCAAAGCGCTCTTGGGATTGATAAAACGCGTGGAGACCAGCTCAATGTGGTGTCCATGCCGTTTGCCGATGAATTTTATGAACAGCCGGTCTTGCCTGAGCCCAGTGTGACGGATCAGCTCTACGTCTATTTGCCGCTGTTGAAATACGTCCTTGCCGGTTTAGGCGCGTTGCTGATGTATCTGATGCTCGTGCGTCCGGCATTGAAAACCCTGAAGTCGGAAGCGACGGTGCAGCATTTTAAAACCGTCAAAGAGCTGGAAGAGGAAATGGCTGCGGGGCGAAGCGCCACGGTAGAGCTCGACGCCACGGAGCAGATGCGTCAAAATATTCTCAAAGCTGAACATTCCCCCTCCCAGGTGATTCGGACCTGGATGACAGATGAAGAGTAA
- the fliE gene encoding flagellar hook-basal body complex protein FliE, producing the protein MKDISIDTHLKSMMPKLSFDKQAPQSGFADMLTQAIDQTNKAQLDADAAVTDLVTGKADNLHEVMLSMEEADVSMRMLVQIRNKVVDAYKEIIQMQV; encoded by the coding sequence ATGAAAGATATCTCCATTGATACCCATCTCAAATCGATGATGCCGAAGCTCAGCTTTGATAAACAGGCACCGCAAAGCGGTTTTGCCGACATGTTGACCCAGGCCATTGATCAGACCAACAAAGCTCAGCTCGATGCAGACGCGGCGGTGACCGATCTGGTGACGGGTAAGGCCGATAACCTGCATGAAGTGATGCTGTCGATGGAAGAGGCTGACGTGTCAATGCGGATGCTTGTACAGATTCGTAACAAAGTCGTGGATGCCTACAAGGAAATTATCCAGATGCAGGTGTGA
- the flgC gene encoding flagellar basal body rod protein FlgC, translated as MDIFTSLNISSSALKAQRIRLDTITANMANSETTRTPEGGPYRRKMVVFEPRQMSFSDHLSAKEKKAMSGVQVSQIVTEDAEPRLVFDPGHPDANEQGYVALPNIDLLKETTDMMLATRAYEANLTSIKAAKRMALKALEIGK; from the coding sequence ATGGATATTTTTACATCACTGAATATCAGTTCTTCAGCCCTTAAAGCGCAGCGTATTCGTTTGGATACGATCACTGCCAATATGGCCAACTCCGAAACAACACGTACGCCGGAGGGCGGACCTTACCGTCGTAAGATGGTTGTGTTCGAACCAAGGCAGATGTCTTTTTCCGACCATTTGTCCGCCAAAGAGAAAAAGGCCATGAGCGGCGTTCAGGTCTCACAGATTGTGACAGAAGACGCTGAACCGCGTTTGGTTTTTGATCCAGGGCATCCTGATGCCAATGAGCAGGGCTATGTTGCACTGCCTAATATTGACCTTCTTAAAGAGACCACGGACATGATGCTGGCGACACGGGCTTATGAAGCGAACCTGACGAGCATCAAGGCGGCGAAGCGGATGGCGTTGAAAGCCCTGGAAATCGGTAAATAA
- the flgB gene encoding flagellar basal body rod protein FlgB, which yields MMTSGMMDQTALLMKKSMDLRLRNQQIIAANVANAQTPGYQAKTFTFEDALRQAATGEGTDMAVTHPQHISTHGGSINNVTGTVGEIRDTSGMGDRNTVQVDQEMINLAENQIMYEATTQLLNKKLNIVKYVVQGT from the coding sequence ATGATGACTTCGGGAATGATGGACCAAACAGCTCTGTTGATGAAAAAATCGATGGATTTGCGTTTGCGCAATCAACAGATCATCGCGGCCAATGTCGCCAATGCCCAGACGCCGGGTTACCAGGCAAAAACCTTTACGTTTGAGGATGCGCTTCGTCAGGCGGCAACCGGGGAGGGGACGGATATGGCGGTGACCCACCCTCAGCACATTTCGACGCATGGTGGTTCGATTAACAACGTGACCGGCACTGTCGGTGAAATTCGCGATACCTCAGGGATGGGTGATCGCAACACCGTGCAAGTGGACCAGGAAATGATCAATCTGGCCGAGAACCAGATCATGTATGAGGCAACGACACAGCTCCTTAATAAAAAACTCAATATTGTTAAATATGTGGTACAGGGAACCTAG